TGCTGatcgcataaaatgcaccgcggccgcaatGGCTTCActacggtccacacaaaatggaccgcggatcGCAATGGCTTCCATCTTCAAAACTCCCAGCTCTCTAAATCCCCTCTccgtggaccgcataaaatggattgcgACCACGAAGAGGCTACTACGGTCGTGAGAAATCCTCCGCGAACCGCAATGCTTGAGCTTCCAAACTTGCATCTCTTTGATCTcttccactgcggaccgcactaaatggactgcggccgtggTGGATTTGTTGCGGTTGTAGTAGATTTTATGCTACAACACTtccttgacttgttcttggtacttgtgcaggtttcactcctttttgagctggttttgactacttttcacctttttgaccaaaccctgcaaacaagcacaacatgtaagaTTTTGGGATTACTCGTATacatttttagtccaaaactcaagcaaaaaggagtataaaatagactagaatccctagttatcagtttTTATTAAGGCATGGGTCAATGCGGCTACACACAAACGTTTGCctcccttttgcttcaaagtttaGGGTGGCTCGGATAATTGGAACCCCTGCTGTGAGCCACAGAGGTGTTGACCCTAGGATTTCCAAAATCTCAGCCAACCACGGACGAGCTGCATCACCTATGGGTAGCTTCTCCAAATACTGCACTACCTCCACTTCTTCAAACCCCATATATTTATTCAGTGCGTAGGAGTCAAAGCAGATTTTTAGATTCTGCACTTTTGTCACCCTAGTTCCATGCTTGATGTGAGCAACATTtgcgtagaattccttgaccaagtaCTCATTTGCATCTAGGATACTGGTGGTGAATCATTTCTAACCTTTCCGCTCTTGGAATTGTCTAAGGACATTGGGTTTGTGCTTGTTCAAGTCTTTCATTAAGAATTGTCGCATAAGTGTGAACGACCTTtgtggccaccattccctaaacttggcAAAGGCATTGACACTAACAAATATGTCATCCCATATCTCCGGCCTCATTGATCTTTCCAACCCTGGCACTACAGTATCGCCCCCTCTCCCATCATATAGAACATCACCATCATCTAAGTTTATTGGAGCAGTGGGGAGGTGAGGAAGAGGGCTCAAAGTTTTGGCTGCCCTCTTCCGAACCTTTAGACGAGCTGGCAAGTTAAGAAGACTCATCGACCAAATGAAATCTCCGTGGGAATCGTTGTAATTGGGCTTCTTGTTGTGATTGGGCTTCCGGTTGTGCTTGCACGGAGTTACCCTCAGAAGCTTCCCCGGATGGGACATACTCACTGGTCTCCGAGGTGTCAAGGGTTCTATTGGTTGTTGCTTTCTTGCGATAGTCTTTTGTATTGCTAGAGGTAGATTACTTTTTCTCGACCCCGGCTTCGGGAGGGCTCTTCCCTCCCTTGTGGTGTATCTCCTCTACTATATGAATGAACCACTGTCTGCAACACATAAGAACTAGAAATCGGTTACAATTGAAGCTCATAATGTATGCATAAACATGATTGGAAGTTGCAAAAAAACATTCTCAGAAGGTCAGTGCGGTCCGTACAAAAGTGAGTGCAGCCGCAGACTacccattgcggaccgcacaaaaatgagtgcggccACAGAGTGCCCACTGCGaacgcacaaaaatgagtgcggttGTAGAGCCCCAGGTTTAGACTACTGGGGTCTCTAAAGTTCCATCATTGCGGACCAAACAAAAATGAGTGCGGCCACACAAGTTCATTGCGGCCTGCACAATTTTGAGTGTGACTGCACAAGTCAAGCACAAAATTTTCCTAACTCTGAGGGTTGTGGACCACACAAAAGTGTGTGCAGCCGCATAGCCTCtactacggaccgcacaaaaatgtgtgcgaCCGCAAAATTCAAATTTTACTGGCACTGACCTAGGGTTCATTCATTTTTGTTCTCAAATGGTCATGGTTTTAGCAATCAAACATCATTAGTTACTTACCCAGACCTCAATTAATGATTAATAAGCTACCCACATGATTCTAAGCAAAAACAACTAAACATTGACAATGTTAGGCATGTAAGTAACCTTAAATCTAAGAACAAAAgcaaacaaaaaatgaagaatCTAATGAAGAAATTAACATACCGATTATGAAAATGTAGGTGATGAAATGAGGTACTATGCAAGCTTAGTCTTTAGGGCTCAGATGATCGAAAAGtgtaaaaaaagaaggaaaacccTATTTATACTAATACCCGTGGAACCCAAATTTTGACctgagtgcggccgcataattttgATGCAGATCACACTCCTTACCGGACCTTGAGACGGCTGGCtacggaccacacaaaaatgagGGTGGCCGTAGCCTTAGTGCGGACCATACAAAAATGTGTGTGGCCGCAATTCCTTGAGCAATTTTGACAGCCCAACTTCAGAGACTATGCACTTTGacacttagccaaatttttcaTGCAGAGTCCCTGCAACGCACACCTATTCCTGCATACACTTCAAAATTTGTTAGCACAAAACCAAGCCTATCTAcaagaaggaaaataaaataaagaaaaagatatgggttgcctcccaaaaagTGCCTCATTTAATATCGCGGCACGACACAGATTACcaatcacttgaaatgaaaaacCACCACAATGTGGTCATCATCAACTTTGCCAAGATAATGTTTAACCCCGTTCCCATTGAATCTAAAAACctcatcattcttatttttcaaatcaagaaCACCAAAGGGGGTTACATTCACTACTTCAAAGGCCCCCTTccattttgatttcaacttgCCCGGAAACATCCTTAATTGGGAATTGAACAATAGCACAAGATCACATTCTTTGAACTCCTTGTTGTggatgtacttgtcatggaggtacttcataTTCTCCTTGTAAAGGGACAAACTTGTGTAGGCATGATATCGGAATTTATCAAGCTCATTCAAATGTGTCATTTTTAGGTTTGCAGTGACATcccactcaaggttcaactttttcaacgcccacatggccttatgctcaagtTCTATCGAAAGATGACACGACTTCCCAAACACTAATCAATATGGAGACATCCCAATCGGCATTTTGTAGGTcgtcctataagcccaaagagcatcatcaagttttcttAACCAATCCATTCAGTTGACATTCACAGTCTTTAATAAAATACTCTTGATGTCCCAGTTGGAGACTTCAACCTATCTGCTTACTTGAGGATGGTAGGGGGTTAagactttatgagtgacaccatacttggtgagtaaggtatcaaaatcccggttgcaaaaatgcaaacccccatcactaataatggccctcggagtaccaaaccttgtgaagatgttctatttcaagaatgccaccacacttcgagctttaTTGTTGTGTAAAGCCACGGATTCACCCCATTTTGACACATAGACCATAACTACcaaaatgtaagtgttcccacaagagctcacgaaCGGTCCCATAAAGTCAATACCTCAAACATCATAGATATTAATCTCTGAAATGGTGGTAAGTGGCATCTCATTCTTATTATAAATCCCACTGGCCCTTTGACTCTAATCACAATGCTTGAAAGGCTCACTAGCGTCCTTGTATAGGGTacgccaatagaatccacaagtcAAAACCTTTGTAGCCATTTtagctccaccatggtgaccaccatacggTGAAGAGTGGCAAGCTTCAAGAATTCCCATTTGCTCTTTTTCCGGCACATATCGCCGAATCATACTATCGGTACATATCTggaaaagatacggctcatcccaataatagtccAAGTAATCCCATTTgatcttcttcctttggtttgaagagaactcattttATACAATTCCGCTCACAAGATAATTGGCTAGATCGACGAAACATGGCATCTCAGTTATTGAAATAGATAGGAGttgctcgtcgggaaatgaatcattgatctcaaggccgtcatgtggcctctcctcctcctccaaacaggataagtggtccgccacttgattctcactacccttgtAGTCTTGAATCTCTAGATCAAAATCTTGCAAAAGAAGCACCCAGCGCATCAACCttgctttaaaatcttttttgcTCATCAAATACCGAAGTGTCGCATGGTCAGTGTGAACAATCACTTTAGTACCCATCAAATACGGCCAgaacttctccatggcaaaaacaataGCAAGTAGCTCCTTTTCGGTTATtgtgtagttgacttgggcatcattcatggtcttgctagcATAATAGACCGgatggaagattttgttgattctttgcccCAACACCGTTCCAACCGtaacatcactagcatcacacatgatctcaaaaggcaagctccaattcgatgcggtgataataggagtagtagtcaacttgaacttaaGTAACTCGAATGCCTTCACACAATCTTCATTGAAATAgaacttggcatccttctccAAAAGTTTACACAATGGGTTTACCACCTTGGAACTTGATGAATCGGCGATAAAAACCCGCATGACCCAAGAAGCTCCTCACTCCCTTCACGGATATAGAGGGAGGGAGTTTGTAGATCACCTCAATATTTGCCTTATCAACCTCAACACCATACTTTGAAATTTTGTGTCCAAGGACAATGTcttcctcgaccataaagtgacatttctcccaattcaaCACCAAATTTGTCTCTTCACATCTAGTCAATGCCCTATCCAAATTG
The Nicotiana sylvestris chromosome 11, ASM39365v2, whole genome shotgun sequence DNA segment above includes these coding regions:
- the LOC138881354 gene encoding uncharacterized protein, encoding MWALKKLNLEWDVTANLKMTHLNELDKFRYHAYTSLSLYKENMKYLHDKYIHNKEFKECDLVLLFNSQLRMFPGKLKSKWKGAFEVVNVTPFGVLDLKNKNDEVFRFNGNGVKHYLGKVDDDHIVVVFHFK